From the genome of Rhineura floridana isolate rRhiFlo1 chromosome 7, rRhiFlo1.hap2, whole genome shotgun sequence, one region includes:
- the SFXN3 gene encoding sideroflexin-3 isoform X1, giving the protein MSGEVPLHVNIKEPRWDQNTFTGRAKHFFTVTDPRNLLLSSKTLEEARRVIEDYRSGKVSPGLTEDQLWRAKYIYDSAFHPDTGEKMILIGRMSAQVPMNMTITGCMLTFYRTTPAVLFWQWVNQSFNAIVNYTNRSGDAPITVTQLGTAYVSATTGAVITALGLKSLTKHLPSIIGRFVPFAAVAAANCINIPLMRQRELKFGIPVTDENGNRLGESKAAAQQAIVQVVVSRIGMAAPAMAIPPVIMNALEKRAFLKRYPWLNAPLQVGLVGLCLVFATPLCCALFPQKSSMMVSRLEPEVQAVIRENNSDIQVVYFNKGL; this is encoded by the exons ATGTCAGGGGAAGTGCCCTTGCACGTCAACATCAAGGAGCCGCGATGGGACCAGAACACCTTCACAGGGAGAGCAAAACACTTCTTCACGGTGACAGATCCCCGCAACCTTCTGCTCTCTAGCAAGACCCTGgaagaggcccggagggtgattgAGGATTACAG GTCAGGGAAGGTGTCCCCAGGACTAACTGAGGACCAGCTATGGCGGGCAAAATACATCTATGATTCAGCTTTCCACCCAGACACTGGCGAGAAGATGATTCTGATTGGACGAATGTCTGCCCAGGTGCCCATGAACATGACCATCACTGGATGCATGCTCACCTTCTACAG GACAACCCCTGCTGTATTATTCTGGCAATGGGTGAACCAGTCATTCAACGCCATTGTCAACTACACTAACCGGAGCGGGGATGCTCCCATCACTGTCAC CCAGCTGGGCACTGCCTATGTCAGTGCTACTACTGGAGCTGTGATCACGGCACTGGGGCTCAAGTCCCTCACCAAG CATCTGCCATCGATCATCGGACGCTTTGTGCCTTTTGCAGCTGTGGCAGCTGCTAACTGTATTAACATACCATTAATGAGGCAGAG GGAGCTCAAGTTTGGTATCCCCGTTACAGACGAGAATGGGAATCGGCTGGGTGAGTCAAAGGCGGCAGCTCAGCAAGCCATCGTACAGGTGGTGGTGTCTCGAATTGGCATGGCTGCCCCTGCCATGG CCATCCCTCCCGTGATCATGAATGCTCTGGAGAAGAGAGCATTTTTGAAG CGGTACCCTTGGCTGAATGCACCTCTGCAGGTTGGACTGGTGGGCCTGTG TTTGGTGTTTGCTACCCCCCTTTGCTGTGCTCTGTTCCCTCAGAAAAG ttCAATGATGGTGAGTCGCCTGGAACCTGAAGTCCAAGCTGTAATCAGGGAGAACAACTCTGACATTCAGGTTGTCTATTTTAATAAGGGGCTCTGA
- the SFXN3 gene encoding sideroflexin-3 isoform X2 translates to MILIGRMSAQVPMNMTITGCMLTFYRTTPAVLFWQWVNQSFNAIVNYTNRSGDAPITVTQLGTAYVSATTGAVITALGLKSLTKHLPSIIGRFVPFAAVAAANCINIPLMRQRELKFGIPVTDENGNRLGESKAAAQQAIVQVVVSRIGMAAPAMAIPPVIMNALEKRAFLKRYPWLNAPLQVGLVGLCLVFATPLCCALFPQKSSMMVSRLEPEVQAVIRENNSDIQVVYFNKGL, encoded by the exons ATGATTCTGATTGGACGAATGTCTGCCCAGGTGCCCATGAACATGACCATCACTGGATGCATGCTCACCTTCTACAG GACAACCCCTGCTGTATTATTCTGGCAATGGGTGAACCAGTCATTCAACGCCATTGTCAACTACACTAACCGGAGCGGGGATGCTCCCATCACTGTCAC CCAGCTGGGCACTGCCTATGTCAGTGCTACTACTGGAGCTGTGATCACGGCACTGGGGCTCAAGTCCCTCACCAAG CATCTGCCATCGATCATCGGACGCTTTGTGCCTTTTGCAGCTGTGGCAGCTGCTAACTGTATTAACATACCATTAATGAGGCAGAG GGAGCTCAAGTTTGGTATCCCCGTTACAGACGAGAATGGGAATCGGCTGGGTGAGTCAAAGGCGGCAGCTCAGCAAGCCATCGTACAGGTGGTGGTGTCTCGAATTGGCATGGCTGCCCCTGCCATGG CCATCCCTCCCGTGATCATGAATGCTCTGGAGAAGAGAGCATTTTTGAAG CGGTACCCTTGGCTGAATGCACCTCTGCAGGTTGGACTGGTGGGCCTGTG TTTGGTGTTTGCTACCCCCCTTTGCTGTGCTCTGTTCCCTCAGAAAAG ttCAATGATGGTGAGTCGCCTGGAACCTGAAGTCCAAGCTGTAATCAGGGAGAACAACTCTGACATTCAGGTTGTCTATTTTAATAAGGGGCTCTGA